One window of the Sparus aurata chromosome 7, fSpaAur1.1, whole genome shotgun sequence genome contains the following:
- the LOC115584584 gene encoding troponin C, skeletal muscle → MTDAQQEARSYLSEEMLAEFKAAFDMFDTDGGGDISTKELGTVMRMLGQNPTREELDEIIEEVDEDGSGTIDFEEFLVMMVRLLKEDQAGKSEEELAECFRVFDKNGDGYIDREEFAIIIRSTGEPISEDEIDELMKDGDKNADGMLDFDEFLKMMENVQ, encoded by the exons ATG ACTGACGCGCAACAAGAGGCCCGCTCCTACCTGAGCGAGGAAATGCTGGCTG AGTTCAAGGCCGCCTTCGACATGTTTGACACCGACGGTGGCGGTGATATCAGCACCAAGGAGTTGGGTACCGTGATGAGGATGCTGGGCCAGAACCCAACAAGAGAGGAGTTGGATGAGATCATCGAGGAGGTCGATGAGGACG GTAGCGGTACCATTGACTTCGAGGAGTTCTTGGTCATGATGGTGAGGCTGCTAAAGGAGGACCAGGCCGGCAAGAGCGAGGAAGAGTTGGCAGAGTGCTTCCGCGTGTTCGACAA GAACGGCGACGGCTACATCGACAGAGAGGAGTTCGCCATCATCATCCGCAGCACCGGCGAGCCCATCTCAGAGGACGAGATCGACGAGCTGATGAAGGATGGAGACAAGAACGCAGACGGCATGCTGGACTTTGACG AATTCCTCAAGATGATGGAGAATGTGCAGTAA